GAGTGTGTATGTATTAAGGATATAAAGAAGGGGTAAAGGACCAAGAGACATGTAATATTCATGAGGCACTTTTATACTTGAAACACCAGACACTAAATATACATGAGATACGTGAGGCACTAAATATTCGTGATACACTAAATATATTTGGAACACGTAGTACCTTGATTCAGTCAGCCTCTGGTGATGTCCATCCTGGCCCCACACGTCCTTTGCCTAAGATACACAAATGAAGCACATGCCCATTAGGCAGATGAACTAGTAAGCATCAGCTGTGACCAGGAATAACCGTCTGTCTTCCACAGATTAGCTCCCTGTCATTGGCTCCGGGCGCCTTCCATTTGAGGAACTACTTGTCCCAACTTGGGCTGTAGTCTTCAAGAAGAAAGGCTGtatgtggcagagagaaaggtaacTAAATACATGACCAATGATTCAGCTGCTGTGGTCCATCTATCTCCTCATGCCCTTACCCAAGCCTTAACTTACCACATGTCTTTCCCCCTGTCTCAGGCTATGTactcaaatgtattaaaaacaaacaaacaaacaaaacacacacacacacacacacacacacacacacacacacacaagcatccCCAGCATTTAAATTTGGTCTGAGTCTTTCTGGGCCACAGGACAACTTGTCTGGTGGTGTATTTTGAGGCCAGCAAGGCATAAACCCAGAATGAGTACAAATGAACAAGTATACATTGTAAGAATAATCAAGAGAATACCTCcattgggtgggggatgggtgagatgggtgatgggcattaaggaggacacttgttgggatgagcactggatgttatacgTAAGTaatgaaacactaaattctactccgtaaataaataaatagaatatctCCGACATTTGCAAAGTTGTTTGGAAAAAAACATACACCAGAGTATTATGCACGGCTCCCTAAGAGACTATAGTGTCTCCCATTAATGTGGCTGGATCTCTACTGGAATGTGCTTGTTCAAGAAAAGTTGCTCACACCCGGAGGTCACAAAATGAGGTGCCAATTAGTGGCGGAGCGTAAATGACAAGTGCTTCGCATAGCAACTCAGTCCTCAAAATAATCCTTTGAGTGaggtctcctcctcttcctcctcctcctaacCGTGTAGGTGAaaacactgaggcccaggaaagAGTTAGAACTGAACCTGCTCTCACAACCAAGTGATGCTTCTATAACGACTGTTTAGACGTTTCACCATCTCGCATCACTTCAGTAAGCAAAGTTACACAACAGGACATTTACGTCTTAACTttcacaatattttatttgttttacatgcTTAGAGAGATTCGTCTTTATGTCCAAAGTTCACGTGGGTCCACTTGCTGGTGCCAAAGCTGACATTTCCCCACGAGTTAAAAGTACATTTTCCATGTGTTACATCCACCATTTGTACGTCATAAATTAACGCTGGACGAGCGCCGATTAGGATCCTTGCccttaaaacatacaaaaacacatTTAGCGTTAACTTTTAAAAGCTGTCTATTCTTCGTGGGAAGTAAGTGATGGCGAACAATAGGACATTAATGGCCCCTCCAGACTTAGACACCACTGACCTGATTGACAGGTGACATTTAGAGGGGACGGAGCCCTCAATTACAAACTTAATAGATTGCCACGTTTCTTAGAATAAAAACTTCCCTAACTTTAAGTCTGAAAACTTTTTCAACTCTGCCAAGCGGACTCTGGACTTCTGGCAAGGGGCCGATCACAGGAGGGGGGTCTCCCCAGCAGGCCCACAGTTAAGCCTCAAAAAGCAAGTTGTGTCCACCGCAGGCCTCAGAAGCCTCTTCACACGACCTGCTTCCTCGAGCGAATTCGCAGCTAACAAGACCCCAAGCCAGGCGGAAAGGTTCGCTGTTGTAGGTTTGCAACAGGAGAGGGAGCGACCCGTGCAGGACGCGGACCAGCGAGCGTCAAACCAGCGTCACGGCTCCTCTGTGAGAGTTGGGGGAGCCCTGAAAAGGGCCTTTTGTTTGTAGACAGGGCGGGACGGGGGTGCGCAGAGCCCCGGAAGCCGGGAACCTGGAGCTCAGCCTCCGAAGCCGTAGAGGGTGCGGCCCTGGCGCTTGAGCGCGTACACCACGTCCATGGCCGTGACCGTCTTGCGCTTGGCGTGCTCCGTGTAGGTGACGGCGTCCCGGATCACGTTCTCCAGGAACACCTTGAGCACCCCGCGGGTCTCCTCGTAGATGAGGCCGGAGATGCGCTTCACGCC
The nucleotide sequence above comes from Panthera tigris isolate Pti1 chromosome B2, P.tigris_Pti1_mat1.1, whole genome shotgun sequence. Encoded proteins:
- the LOC102960961 gene encoding histone H4, translated to MSGRGKGGKGLGKGGAKRHRKVLRDNIQGITKPAIRRLARRGGVKRISGLIYEETRGVLKVFLENVIRDAVTYTEHAKRKTVTAMDVVYALKRQGRTLYGFGG